In the Flagellimonas sp. MMG031 genome, one interval contains:
- a CDS encoding PASTA domain-containing protein translates to MKNFLNFLKSKTFLIQLGLAAGAVLVLVFLALQWLKSTTNHGEFVEVPDFSKMSVMEMRKAVEEAGLRYQVLDSSDFNPEYPRFSILDQNPPAGNKVKANRKIYFTVNPSGYKKVTVPDIIQVTQRNAASMLRAVGLEVERVTYIDELGKDMVYRMKHKGKYIKPGDRLPKTSQVELICGNGTIPGSAKVQADSQ, encoded by the coding sequence ATGAAGAATTTTTTGAACTTTTTAAAAAGCAAGACTTTTTTGATCCAATTGGGATTGGCGGCAGGAGCGGTCCTTGTTTTGGTGTTCCTTGCTTTGCAATGGCTAAAGAGCACCACCAATCACGGTGAATTTGTAGAGGTTCCCGATTTTTCCAAAATGTCGGTGATGGAGATGCGCAAGGCCGTAGAGGAGGCAGGACTAAGATATCAAGTATTGGATTCTTCCGATTTTAATCCAGAGTATCCACGATTTTCCATATTGGACCAAAATCCACCAGCAGGCAATAAGGTAAAGGCCAATCGCAAGATTTATTTCACCGTAAACCCATCGGGATATAAGAAAGTGACGGTACCGGATATCATCCAAGTAACCCAACGAAATGCAGCTTCCATGTTGCGTGCGGTAGGGCTTGAGGTGGAGCGTGTAACCTATATCGATGAACTCGGAAAGGACATGGTGTACCGAATGAAGCACAAAGGGAAATACATTAAGCCTGGCGACCGATTGCCCAAAACTTCGCAAGTGGAGTTGATCTGCGGTAATGGAACCATTCCCGGTAGTGCAAAAGTACAGGCAGACTCCCAATAA
- a CDS encoding D-alanine--D-alanine ligase yields MKKNIAIIMGGYSSEHGISIKSGNVVYKYLDRDKYHPYRVIITREKWFYLDKNNREFPMEKSDFSLNIDGNKIHFDCVFNAIHGTPGEDGLMQAYFELLGIRHTSCNHYEAALTFNKRDLLSTLKPYGVPCAQSYFLNKGQDVDEDAIVEKVGLPCFVKANRAGSSYGVSKVYQKEELGNAIENAFKEDTQIIIESFLDGTEVSVGVITYENKVTVLPATEIISENDFFDFEAKYLGKSKEITPARISEKQESNVRQLAEFIYKTLGLKGYTRSEFIFIGDVPHLLEINTTPGLTEESLLPQQARTAGISLEDLFDSAIVEALR; encoded by the coding sequence ATGAAAAAGAACATTGCCATCATCATGGGGGGCTATTCCAGTGAGCACGGTATTTCCATCAAAAGCGGAAACGTGGTATACAAGTATCTGGACAGAGACAAATACCATCCGTACAGGGTAATCATCACACGGGAAAAGTGGTTTTATCTCGATAAGAACAACCGGGAGTTTCCTATGGAAAAATCCGATTTCAGCCTTAACATCGATGGTAATAAAATTCATTTTGATTGTGTTTTCAACGCCATCCACGGTACTCCAGGTGAAGATGGGTTGATGCAAGCCTACTTCGAACTTTTGGGTATTCGCCATACGTCTTGCAACCACTATGAGGCCGCGCTAACCTTTAACAAAAGAGACCTATTGAGCACTTTGAAACCTTATGGCGTTCCCTGTGCACAATCCTACTTTTTGAACAAGGGCCAAGATGTGGATGAAGATGCCATTGTGGAAAAGGTGGGACTGCCCTGCTTTGTAAAGGCCAACCGGGCCGGTAGCAGCTACGGGGTGTCCAAGGTGTACCAAAAAGAAGAACTTGGAAACGCCATAGAAAACGCATTTAAGGAAGATACACAGATTATCATAGAATCTTTTTTGGATGGTACCGAGGTCTCTGTCGGTGTCATCACATATGAAAACAAAGTAACCGTGCTACCGGCCACAGAAATCATTTCGGAAAACGATTTTTTCGATTTCGAGGCGAAATATTTGGGCAAGTCCAAAGAAATAACACCAGCGAGAATCTCGGAAAAACAAGAGTCCAATGTGAGGCAGTTGGCCGAGTTCATTTATAAAACCTTGGGATTGAAGGGGTACACCCGAAGTGAGTTTATTTTTATTGGTGACGTGCCCCACTTGCTAGAAATAAACACAACTCCCGGACTGACAGAGGAAAGTCTGCTACCACAGCAAGCCAGAACGGCTGGAATTTCACTCGAAGACCTTTTTGACAGTGCGATTGTTGAAGCTTTGCGCTAG
- a CDS encoding RluA family pseudouridine synthase gives MDISDNQDELSQDDLYEHHGFVASKGQEPLRVDKFLMNFIENATRNKIQQAAKRGLIWVNGAIVKQNYKVKAGDEVKVMFEHPPYEFLLTPENIPLDIVYEDEVLLVVNKPAGMVVHPGHGNYSGTLINALVYHFENLPNNSSDRPGLVHRIDKDTSGLLVIAKTESAMTHLAQQFFEKSSEREYVALVWGNVEEDEGTIEGHIARNPKNRLQMMVFPDGSDGKEAVTHYKVLERFGYVTLVSCRLETGRTHQIRVHMKYIGHTLFNDERYGGDKILKGTTFTKYKQFVENTFKVLPRQALHAKTLGFEHPVTGEFMRFDSELPEDMVAGIEKWRSYAKHHES, from the coding sequence ATGGATATTTCCGATAATCAGGACGAGCTTTCCCAAGATGATCTGTATGAACATCATGGTTTTGTGGCATCAAAAGGACAAGAACCACTTCGTGTGGATAAATTCCTGATGAACTTTATTGAGAACGCTACGCGAAACAAAATCCAGCAGGCCGCCAAACGAGGGCTCATTTGGGTAAACGGTGCCATCGTCAAACAAAATTATAAGGTAAAGGCAGGGGATGAGGTCAAAGTGATGTTTGAGCATCCGCCCTACGAGTTTTTGTTGACCCCCGAAAACATCCCTTTGGACATTGTGTACGAGGACGAAGTACTTCTTGTGGTGAACAAGCCCGCCGGAATGGTGGTGCACCCGGGACATGGAAATTACTCGGGGACCTTGATCAATGCATTGGTCTACCATTTTGAGAATTTGCCCAACAACAGTTCGGACCGCCCCGGATTGGTCCATCGCATTGATAAGGATACCTCTGGATTGTTGGTGATTGCCAAGACAGAGTCGGCCATGACCCATTTGGCGCAGCAATTTTTTGAAAAAAGCAGCGAACGGGAATATGTAGCCTTGGTTTGGGGCAATGTGGAAGAGGACGAGGGGACCATAGAGGGGCACATCGCCCGCAACCCCAAAAATAGACTGCAAATGATGGTATTTCCCGATGGGAGCGACGGTAAGGAAGCTGTGACCCATTACAAAGTCTTGGAACGATTTGGCTATGTGACTTTGGTATCTTGCCGTTTGGAAACCGGTAGGACCCACCAAATTCGGGTCCACATGAAATATATTGGCCACACCCTGTTCAACGATGAGCGCTATGGTGGTGATAAGATTTTGAAGGGGACCACATTTACCAAATACAAACAATTTGTGGAAAATACCTTTAAAGTGTTGCCGCGTCAGGCTCTGCACGCTAAAACCCTTGGTTTTGAGCATCCGGTCACCGGGGAGTTTATGCGGTTTGATTCCGAGTTGCCGGAAGACATGGTCGCTGGTATCGAAAAATGGCGCAGTTATGCCAAGCATCACGAATCATAG